In the genome of Plasmodium chabaudi chabaudi strain AS genome assembly, chromosome: 6, one region contains:
- a CDS encoding protein kinase, putative codes for MYIHKKENMNLHMNNHFSGLNNHIYNTHFNSNQNYFQKNRYNCDIYDTFYKDEVNYFNEPISYGYDQCMYKNKPYANFNNKTCALISMGQKGSKPEKKELYNVNNDAYNNIYGNLSYNSANEFGRKNFNLNNIKILDEEEDNYSTNISNVTNGKHTDGLSNNNPYNYNQQNNTSNFRNYKNDNTKEGTYNYTKFNRDYEGNITDAKYKNSDKYSINYNDNNYMNDRRANSSNLHVRTFTLPNQDLGNGDNQNNFNKIDKNNFQYIYNNYKNNDGNLYYDNKLKNYNYNIASAATAESVNNMLDGNLNTNRPYSDYIRNNEKQSEKGFNNFNSDNCPYDKIGANNDDKHKYLYDNPNNSKVMNPYNNDNYSERSSFYSKNQNGVGNKNQILYPNLLSFRNKENDENEIKMEKKINLLKNIIVQSPTKKYNSSLNDDMYDSYPKDNLYANMIGEYTSNNGILDKKTKYINKENSNFEGNHNTNICDDLNSFEKLNETPNVFNKNKFINKNNFRNDNYFPYKENNELHDKYNFANNGDRDLKSPKEDELKYNRDNTKGKRSHSFVDYYNNLKHMNMHDIPFDSSNNLCTNKYPNLTQYPKNGYESKPYNCLSDSISDTTRLVDGAYPKDNISSLYNGTNKNDDFIDKLNYNDGNNYNGFNNLFKNNERRNTELSRIGTKLNLQNNVYDNKYDTKYGEAKENFKFNTNPSEMNSKPFDNYDLYKPNTHQNNINNFRNQIYNKNDMATFPINMNVNPRSMPGETIPNLEKNSPATLNNNAHYSNLIINNRNYGTNETTLSLNSYEPKNNFNSNIMPSFEDNKVVKKDNYNNKIKSNDLFYTNLRKKYGLLDNHKYKTTNNNYDSNIASTASSISSIPNNKEDKLGSIFIKKKNDTQSFISNNPTLGTENNMYNFPNHNQQNENTIHTTNMNRPSSYTNDNIYNDIITRNRQYNQAQSLPDTNYNIFSNKINKMDQPLFRRNEHNLFSHKSASINTDPTSFQRPNYYDEDKKNTNMYNNIIKKFANDTDSNKNGIYDTGSIKTLPSCLDSRVDSNLQEENIFSKNFTNTDALNIGGNNINLFHNNKKNIHTKGNNTYNLNLNKQLPPLPFKSFTKNNTLNNELYGNNNEQNLINDNMGTRFGQRNILGMNKSEEMNTNLATFNNISNKPLFNNYNFENTKMNTDGVMKNKLKTNIETNNIFDNNYMFAKDDQNKDFIHDKEIGPTDPDNILNKSYIMHKDKYNINQQKNNYLYKKYEPKDNNYISSYKYNTNYDYHKDMLKNDKNSDQTSYINYNQKLANNFLNSNIKNEYNNNIIDKTDSQYNLGKDKKNYLSYNKYEDNNSITNKPWNYNKNKDISLGNNISLLLEKLSDYSEKNDNQYTNINNYEKNISSNNNNYFDENRDSNSLQVNTINYNDNINIDTNNIVIENNHLCFFGLSTLYRCKLKDQNSSFIVNVVDSIYLNSQNGNDTVANNILFHKRLRHINILPYKGKAADKSKLYLFFENIRGNILKAYTAPIEENIIASYAYQIIDLLEYMHTNFVIFHGLFSNIILLQKNTKEELIQILNEKNKNINKYFDIYKHGIIKVFNFDFSNIDANESDYEFDFYCLATLIYEMCTKYNTYYSNKIEGMYEQIHNTNFFFPHFVSLELKNFCYELCSKRRHCFSDLKKHAWFQKHFNF; via the exons atgtatattcataaaaaagaaaatatgaatcTGCATATGAACAACCATTTTAGTGgtttaaataatcatatatataatacacattttaatagtaatcaaaattattttcaaaaaaatcgaTATAATTGTGATATATACGACACTTTTTATAAAGACGAGGTGAACTATTTTAACGAGCCCATCTCGTATGGATATGATCAATGCATgtacaaaaataaaccaTATGCTaactttaataataaaacatgtGCGTTAATAAGTATGGGGCAAAAAGGTAGCAAACccgaaaaaaaagaactatataatgttaataatgatgcatataataatatatacggCAATTTGTCATATAATAGTGCAAATGAGTTTGGtagaaaaaattttaatctaaataacattaaaattttagatgaagaagaagatAATTATAGTACCAACATAAGTAATGTAACCAACGGAAAACACACCGATGGGTTATCCAATAATAAcccatataattataatcaacaaaataatacaagTAATTTTcgtaattataaaaacgaTAATACAAAGGAGGGGACATATAActatacaaaatttaatagAGATTATGAAGGAAATATTACTGATGCTAAATATAAGAACAGTGATAAATATAGTATcaattataatgataataattatatgaatgatCGTCGAGCTAATAGTTCCAATTTGCATGTTAGAACATTTACTCTACCTAATCAAGACTTAGGTAACGGtgataatcaaaataattttaataaaattgataaaaacaatttccaatatatttataataactacaaaaataatgatggcaatttgtattatgacaacaaattaaaaaattataattataacatAGCATCAGCAGCCACTGCAGAAAGTGTTAATAACATGCTAGACGGAAATTTAAACACAAATAGACCATATAGTGATTACATACGAAATAATGAGAAGCAATCTGAAAAAGGTTTTAACAACTTTAACAGTGATAATTGTCCATATGATAAAATCGGGGCAAATAATGACgataaacataaatatcTTTACGACAATCCGAATAATTCAAAAGTTATGAACCCATACAATAATGATAACTATTCTGAACGCTCTTCATTTTATTCAAAGAATCAAAATGGTGTGGGAAACAAAAATCAGATCCTCTATCCCAATCTGTTATCTTTTAGAaacaaagaaaatgatgaaaatgaaataaaaatggaaaaaaaaataaatttattaaaaaatattatagttCAAAGcccaacaaaaaaatataattccaGTTTAAATGATGATATGTATGATAGTTATCCTAaagataatttatatgcaaatatGATTGGTGAGTATACTTCGAATAATGGTATATTAGATAAAaagacaaaatatataaataaagaaaattcaaattttgAAGGAAATCATAATACTAATATTTGTGATGATTTAAATTCATTTGAAAAACTTAATGAAACACCAAATgtgtttaataaaaataaatttataaataaaaataactttcgaaatgataattattttccttataaagaaaataatgaattacATGATAAGTATAATTTTGCTAATAATGGAGATAGAGATTTAAAGAGTCCTAAAGAAGATGAACTAAAATATAATCGTGATAATACAAAAGGAAAAAGAAGTCATTCCTTTGTTGAttattataacaatttaaaaCACATGAACATGCATGATATTCCATTTGAttcatcaaataatttatgcaCTAATAAATACCCTAACCTTACACAATATCCTAAAAATGGATATGAAAGCAAACCATACAATTGTTTAAGTGACAGCATTTCAGATACTACAAGATTAGTAGACGGGGCATATCCCAAAGATAATATATCCTCCCTTTATAATGgcacaaataaaaatgatgactTTAtcgataaattaaattataatgatgGAAACAATTATAACGGGTTCAACAAtcttttcaaaaataatgagAGACGAAATACAGAATTATCGAGAATTGGCACAAAATTGAATCttcaaaataatgtatatgATAATAAGTATGACACTAAATATGGTGAGgcaaaagaaaattttaaatttaatactAACCCATCTGAAATGAACAGTAAACCCTTTGATAATTATGACCTTTATAAACCGAATACtcatcaaaataatattaacaattttcgaaatcaaatatataataaaaatgatatggCAACATTTCCTATCAATATGAATGTAAATCCTAGATCTATGCCTGGAGAAACGATTCCaaatttggaaaaaaattcacCAGCAACtcttaataataatgcacACTACTCcaatttgataataaacaaTCGTAATTATGGAACCAACGAAACAACTTTGTCTTTAAATTCTTATGaaccaaaaaataattttaattcgaATATTATGCCAAGTTTTGAAGATAATAAGGTTGTGAAAAaagataattataataacaaaattaaaagtaaTGATTTGTTTTACACtaatttaagaaaaaaatatggtcTACTTGAtaatcataaatataaaacaacaaataataattatgatagTAATATTGCAAGTACTGCTAGTAGTATTTCAAGCAttccaaataataaagaagatAAGTTAGggtctatatttattaaaaaaaaaaacgatacCCAAAGttttatatcaaataatcCTACTTTAGGaacagaaaataatatgtataactTTCCAAACCATAAccaacaaaatgaaaacacAATTCATACTACAAATATGAATCGTCCAAGTAGTTAcacaaatgataatatatataatgatattatCACACGAAATCGACAATATAATCAAGCTCAAAGTCTACCAGACACTaactataatatattttctaacaaaattaataaaatggatCAACCTTTATTTCGAAGAAATgaacataatttatttagtCATAAGTCTGCAAGTATCAACACAGACCCTACCTCTTTTCAAAGaccaaattattatgatgaagataaaaaaaatacaaatatgtataataatattattaaaaaatttgcaaACGACACAGATAGTAacaaaaatggaatatatGATACGGGTTCTATAAAAACGTTGCCCTCTTGTTTAGATTCAAGAGTAGATTCAAATTTACAAgaggaaaatatttttagcaaaaattttacaaatacAGATGCTTTAAATATTGGaggaaataatattaatctttttcataataacaaaaaaaatattcatacgAAAGGAAACAATACATACAATttgaatttaaataaacaattgCCACCATTGCCTTTTAAAAgctttacaaaaaataataccctaaataatgaactttatggaaataataatgagcaaaatttaattaatgataatatggGAACACGATTTGGACAGCGAAACATTTTGGGTATGAACAAGTCAGAAGAAATGAACACAAACCTAGCCAcctttaataatatatcaaataaaccactttttaataattacaattttgaaaatacaaaaatgaatacaGATGGtgtaatgaaaaataaattaaaaacaaatatcgaaacaaataatatttttgataataattatatgtttgCAAAAGATgatcaaaataaagattTTATTCATGATAAAGAAATAGGCCCAACTGATCCAGACAATATTCTGAACAAGTCATATATTATGCAcaaagataaatataatataaatcaacaaaaaaataattatttatacaaaaaatatgaaccaaaagataataattatatatcctCCTACAAATATAACACGAATTATGATTATCATAAAGAcatgttaaaaaatgataaaaattctGACCAAACTAgctatataaattataatcaaAAATTAGCTAACAATTTTCTGAACagcaatataaaaaatgaatataataacaacATTATAGACAAAACAGATAGCCAATATAATTTGGggaaagataaaaaaaattatttatcttataataaatatgaagacAATAATTCTATAACAAATAAACCATGGaattataacaaaaataaagacaTATCTCTTGGCAATAATATTTCGCTTTTATTAGAAAAGCTAAGTGATTattcagaaaaaaatgataaccaatatacaaatataaataattatgaaaaaaatatatctagcaataataacaattattttgatgaaAATCGTGATTCTAATTCTTTGCAAGTtaatacaataaattataatgataatataaacatcGATACGAATAATATagttatagaaaataatcatttatgtttttttggATTATCTACTTTATATCGATGCAAGTTAAAAGATCAGAATTCGTCATTTATTGTAAATGTTGTTGATTCAATATATCTTAACAGCCAAAATGGTAATGACACAGttgcaaataatatattatttcataaaaGACTTagacatataaatattttaccaTACAAAGGTAAAGCAGCTGATAAAAGTAAATTATATCtcttttttgaaaatatacgaggaaatattttaaaagcaTATACTGCCCCGATTGAAGAAAACATTATTGCCTCCTATGCATATCAAATTATAGATTTATTGgaatatatgcacacaaATTTTGTCATATTTCatg GATTGTTCTCTAACATAATTTTgcttcaaaaaaataccaAGGAAGAGCTAATCCAAATTTTGaatgagaaaaataaaaacattaataAGTATTTTGACATATATAAGCATGGAATAATAAAGGTCTTTAACTTTGATTTTTCTAATATCGATGCGA ATGAAAGCGATTACGAATTTGACTTTTATTGCCTGGCAACCCTAATCTACGAAATGTgcacaaaatataatacctACTACTCCAACAAAATT GAGGGAATGTACGAACAAATACACAACACCAACTTCTTTTTCCCGCATTTTGTTTCCttggaattaaaaaatttttgttatgAA cTATGCTCAAAGAGACGGCATTGTTTTAGCGACCTCAAAAAGCACGCCTGGTTtcaaaaacattttaatttttaa